ACAATAGCCATAATCTGCACATCATTATAAAGCCCTTTTGGAAAAAGCGGGCGGATTGGACGGTCAATAAGCCGCGCAGTCAAAATTTCGTTTTCTGAGGGCCGGCCCTCCCTTTTAAAGAAGCCTCCGGGGATCCTTCCCGCGGCGTAAGTCTTTTCCTGATATTCTACGGTAAGAGGGAAAAAATCTATGCCCTCCCGGGGCAGCTTAGACATACATACCGTGACCAAAACTACCGTGCCGCCACAGACAACAGTAACCGAACCATTGGCCTGTTTGGCCAACTTCCCGGTACTTATAATAATGTCCTGCTGGCCGAACTTTAATTGTGTTTTATTAAACTGCATACTTTCTGCCTTTCTAGAGGATAACCTTGGAGAAAAATCCGCTTATTTGCGCAAATTTAGCTTACCAATGATTTCTTCGTATTTTTTGGTATCTTTTTCTTTAAGGTAATTAAGGAACCGGCGCCTTTTGCCAACCATCATCAAAAGCCCTCTTCTAGAGTGATGATCTTTCTTGTGCGATTTAAAATGATCGGTCAAGGAATTGATCCTCTCGGTCAGAATGGCTATTTGCACCTCGGCTGAACCAGTGTCCCTGGCATGCAATTTGTACTTCTCAATGATATCTTTCTTCTTATCTTTAACTAGAACCAACTTATCCACCTCCTTTAGAAAACCTTATTATACGCAAATTAGCCCTTTTAGTCAAATAATATTATTAGCT
Above is a genomic segment from Candidatus Omnitrophota bacterium containing:
- the rpsO gene encoding 30S ribosomal protein S15, producing MVLVKDKKKDIIEKYKLHARDTGSAEVQIAILTERINSLTDHFKSHKKDHHSRRGLLMMVGKRRRFLNYLKEKDTKKYEEIIGKLNLRK